One region of Cyanobium sp. M30B3 genomic DNA includes:
- a CDS encoding NAD-dependent malic enzyme, with translation MVFHPVPTTTPDPVRFTQLRGLQLLRDPALNKGTAFSREERRTLGLEGLLPEQVETLELQVARSWQHFNSLSGPLEQFSFADTLRRSNQVLFHRFLASHLEAVLPVVYTPTVGRAIQRFSGTYRTPSEGLFLSASHRGRLAEVLQPHSRNGIDLVLVTDSEGILGIGDQGVGGIHICQGKLAVYTLCAGLNPERALAVVLDVGTNRESLLHDPLYPGLRQPRLQGDAYLAFVDEFVEAVAELCPGACLHWEDFGTGTARLLLDRHRGRLPSFNDDIQGTSGVASAAVLAACRGLGQSLSAQRIVIFGAGTAGCGIAEGLLRLLRAEGLSASEARARLWAIDRPGLLIEDMAHLSPAAAGLARPAQERQHWPASGQGPIGLLAVVEQVRPTVLIGTSTVAGAFNEAVVRAMAAHCPRPVILPLSNPTHLAEATPEDLLRWTAGRALVATGSPFAPVATANGEREIGQCNNCFLFPGLGFAAAALGLREITDGMIDAGLTALAERIPASHDPDAALMPALGEAPAVARAVAEAVAITGVRQNLARRARTVAEALDCLERARWQPAYGGVRPEP, from the coding sequence ATGGTGTTTCACCCCGTGCCCACCACCACCCCCGACCCAGTCCGGTTCACCCAGCTGCGCGGACTGCAGCTGCTGCGCGATCCGGCCCTGAACAAGGGCACGGCCTTCAGCCGTGAGGAGCGCCGGACCCTGGGGCTGGAGGGGCTCCTGCCGGAGCAGGTGGAAACCCTGGAGCTGCAGGTGGCGCGCAGCTGGCAGCACTTCAACAGCCTCAGTGGCCCTCTGGAGCAGTTCAGCTTTGCGGACACGCTGCGGCGCAGCAACCAGGTGCTGTTTCATCGCTTCCTGGCCAGCCACCTGGAGGCCGTGTTGCCGGTGGTGTACACCCCCACGGTGGGCAGGGCGATCCAGCGCTTCAGCGGCACCTACCGCACGCCGAGCGAGGGGCTGTTTCTCAGTGCCTCCCACAGGGGGCGCCTGGCCGAGGTGCTGCAGCCCCACAGTCGCAACGGCATCGATCTGGTGCTGGTCACCGACTCGGAGGGAATCCTGGGCATCGGCGATCAGGGGGTGGGTGGCATCCACATCTGTCAGGGCAAGCTGGCCGTGTACACCCTCTGCGCCGGCCTGAATCCCGAGCGGGCCCTGGCGGTGGTGCTGGATGTGGGCACCAACCGCGAGAGCCTGCTGCACGACCCGCTCTACCCCGGCCTGCGCCAGCCCCGGCTGCAGGGCGACGCCTACCTCGCCTTCGTGGATGAATTCGTGGAGGCCGTGGCCGAGCTCTGCCCCGGCGCCTGCCTGCACTGGGAGGACTTCGGCACCGGCACCGCCCGGCTGCTGCTGGATCGCCACCGCGGCCGGCTGCCCAGCTTCAACGACGACATCCAGGGCACCAGTGGCGTGGCCAGCGCGGCCGTGCTGGCCGCCTGCCGCGGCCTGGGCCAGAGCCTCAGCGCCCAGCGGATCGTGATCTTCGGGGCGGGCACCGCCGGCTGCGGCATCGCCGAAGGGCTGCTGCGCCTGCTGCGGGCCGAAGGGCTCTCCGCCAGCGAGGCCCGCGCCCGGCTGTGGGCGATCGACCGGCCCGGCCTGTTGATCGAGGACATGGCCCACCTCAGCCCGGCGGCGGCGGGGCTGGCCCGCCCCGCCCAGGAGCGGCAGCACTGGCCCGCCAGCGGCCAGGGCCCCATCGGCTTGCTGGCGGTGGTGGAGCAGGTGCGGCCCACGGTGCTGATCGGCACCTCCACCGTGGCCGGCGCCTTCAACGAAGCGGTGGTGCGGGCCATGGCCGCCCACTGCCCGAGGCCGGTGATCCTGCCGCTCTCCAACCCCACCCATCTGGCCGAGGCAACCCCCGAGGACCTGCTGCGCTGGACGGCCGGCCGCGCCCTGGTGGCCACCGGCAGCCCCTTTGCGCCCGTGGCCACAGCCAACGGCGAGCGGGAGATCGGCCAGTGCAACAACTGCTTTCTGTTCCCGGGCCTGGGCTTCGCCGCCGCCGCCCTGGGCCTGAGAGAGATCACCGACGGCATGATCGACGCCGGCCTCACGGCCCTGGCTGAGCGCATCCCCGCCAGCCACGACCCGGACGCAGCGCTGATGCCGGCCCTGGGTGAAGCCCCGGCCGTGGCCCGGGCCGTGGCCGAAGCGGTGGCGATCACCGGCGTGCGCCAGAACCTGGCACGCCGGGCCCGCACAGTGGCCGAGGCCCTCGACTGCCTGGAGCGGGCCCGCTGGCAACCGGCCTATGGAGGGGTGCGCCCCGAGCCCTGA